From Salvia splendens isolate huo1 chromosome 3, SspV2, whole genome shotgun sequence, a single genomic window includes:
- the LOC121794598 gene encoding ENHANCER OF AG-4 protein 2-like isoform X4, whose amino-acid sequence MAPGRRRGAKGVKSKNDLGLGDLVLAKVKGFPAWPAKISRPEDWQRAPDPKKCFVQFFGTAEIAFVAPVDIQIFTNEAKNKLSARCQGKTVKYFAQAVKEICEEFEELQQKRSDVGDDNSIQTHPPEAHSVDPMVEEALDISQNNGIAPECKLETKEYDDPGSGLEHCPHKQDAVECQDVKPYLSDDVNRRLSAPVSLRKSNKISSNNNASKDSLSVSSPSHHFLKKEDPLDKRVKGRSTDGSQKKLTNGHRPKLAMGSKKKSPGAVHRSGGSAVSHDHKGDAMRRKFVSGEGMKLSSPDIRKLRLDIISQKKEKLSVKEKRQSEAVHDGQQDAKVNFESHSDAITWKKMKVQHGNEKKGSHTNEVSSPAKISKIADSSGPNVLDDKMPSKEPKRFTSVGKADVFQSIRPPIISNSESDNDLPPIKRHRQELETMCASALLSENRLETFVSDKTDKVLSSEVISPVVQLPMKRRSVRIYDDDDDELPKTPVHGGTTSKVSVPRLSDTKKKSVTHGEKFVHDLQVLRNSVEVENGLKDQVQYNGVMKKLLSPAAQQGMEKRTGDSSAHVSPSPQQMNSEKLAPMEVKPVSVSPKSPLQSVGGGRVSGELESKQPNKAPSSDFRKKTSAGDNKNAASSDRSNLFPNQLLSERSKQPSSGERKYTTLKSGSRINDSVVGASKENITSIKERLNASKDRKTSHTFDSITSDSVMSMKNLIAAAQARKKQTHFQNTHGNPFLFSIPDIEMAGRGPSPAPAALVYEARNTLQLDILGAHPISPSANLHQVQSSHQHENDELEERRVSSGHPGTGSSLSGGTEAAVARDTFEGMIETLSRTKESIARATRLAIDCAKYGLANEVVELLIQKLENEPSLHRRVDLFFLVDSITQCSHTQRGVSYVSTVQAALPRLVGAAAPAGAGAQENRRQCRKVLRLWLERKILPESILRRYMDDFGVVNDDTSIPLRRPSRAERSIDDPIREMEGMVVDEYGSNAMFQLPGFLSASVFEEEEDEDASDTSLHLKDDGASPSKDAPATGRDHENHSVTPSDRRHCILEEVDGELEMEDVSGHQKDERPTMTNDTIELASLDLKPDSGRESSSNTSSEWLPSPDGSPPLPPGSPPMTPPLPSSPPPPPPPPELPYSPPPPPPTIVQHPFPQPPVEPPQPPVGPAPQAGPTPPVGPPLRPADPSPTGPPLRPAGPSPPVGPPPHLHPPPPLGPHPPPFGPPPLLGPVPLISQQLFPSQPSLVSHNKTPLQSLPLSPRSSYRPHPLPREVSATPTGNQQTNVVSTIHGSHMDASVRGEVPPQQSSCFPPSGISNAREHVGYNSSRHVEYGEDDTYMNPQDSQHRQQYLPGSVPFAQRPVHPELPSQRPPNHFPYPNSAQQPQYPSYSLPNFADNPRRYIADEQWRKQGNDFIVDHPRGGWMPGGRSCSGPSYSQEGYHERPPSSTINYQHSAPNSLPSSGQMPDRTCLPSTGGQHRRIPTQIL is encoded by the exons ATGGCTCCGGGGCGCAGGCGCGGAGCCAAGGGGGTTAAGTCGAAGAACGACTTGGGTTTGGGCGATCTCGTCCTCGCCAAAGTTAAGGGTTTCCCCGCTTGGCCTGCCAAG ATCAGCCGACCTGAAGACTGGCAGCGTGCTCCCGATCCTAAAAAGTGCTTTGTCCAGTTCTTTGGTACAGCAGAAAT AGCTTTTGTTGCTCCTGTGGATATCCAAATATTCACCAATGAAGCGAAAAATAAATTGTCAGCTCGATGCCAGGGTAAGACTGTTAAATACTTTGCTCAAGCGGTGAAGGAAATATGTGAAGAATTTGAAGAGTTGCAGCAAAAAAGAAGTGATGTTGGAGATGATAACAGCATACAAACTCATCCACCTGAGGCACATTCTGTTGATCCAATGGTAGAAGAGGCATTGGATATTAGTCAAAACAATGGGATTGCGCCAGAATGCAAGTTGGAGACTAAAGAGTATGATGATCCGGGCTCTGGCTTAGAGCATTGTCCGCACAAGCAAGATGCGGTGGAATGTCAAGATGTAAAGCCTTATTTGTCTGACGATGTGAATCGTAGGTTGTCCGCTCCTGTATCTTTGCGGAAGAGCAATAAGATCTCTTCAAACAACAATGCTTCAAAGGATTCACTATCAGTTTCTAGCCCTTCACACCATTTTCTTAAGAAGGAAGATCCTCTTGATAAAAGAGTAAAAGGCAGATCAACTGATGGTAGCCAGAAAAAATTGACAAATGGACACAGACCAAAGCTGGCTATGGGGTCAAAGAAAAAATCTCCGGGTGCAGTACATAGAAGTGGTGGATCAGCTGTTTCTCATGATCATAAAGGAGATGCGATGAGAAGAAAATTTGTTTCAGGTGAGGGCATGAAACTTTCATCACCTGATATCCGAAAATTACGATTAGATATTATTAGTCAGAAGAAGGAAAAGCTGTCGGTGAAAGAAAAAAGGCAATCTGAGGCAGTACATGATGGTCAACAGGATGCTAAAGTAAATTTTGAGTCACATAGTGATGCTATTACCTGGAaaaagatgaaggtccagcatgGCAATGAAAAGAAAGGGTCTCATACAAATGAAGTATCATCTCCTGCCAAAATCTCAAAAATTGCTGATTCTAGTGGTCCTAATGTTCTTGATGACAAAATGCCTAGCAAAGAGCCTAAAAGGTTTACATCAGTCGGGAAGGCTGATGTCTTCCAGTCCATTAGACCTCCAATTATTAGTAACTCTGAATCTGACAATGATCTCCCCCCAATAAAGCGCCATCGCCAGGAACTGGAAACAATGTGTGCATCTGCCTTGTTATCTGAAAATAGATTGGAAACTTTTGTATCAGACAAGACTGACAAAGTACTTTCTAGCGAAGTCATATCTCCAGTTGTGCAGTTACCGATGAAGCGTAGATCTGTCCGCatatatgatgatgatgatgatgagttgCCTAAAACTCCAGTTCACGGAGGAACTACTAGTAAGGTGTCTGTACCACGCCTATCAGATACAAAAAAGAAATCTGTAACACATGGTGAGAAATTTGTCCATGATCtccaagttttaagaaattcaGTTGAAGTTGAAAATGGGTTAAAAGATCAGGTACAGTATAATGGAGTGATGAAGAAGCTGCTATCTCCAGCTGCTCAACAGGGTATGGAGAAGAGGACGGGAGATTCATCAGCACATGTATCTCCTAGTCCACAGCAGATGAACTCTGAGAAATTAGCCCCAATGGAGGTTAAACCAGTTTCAGTTTCTCCTAAAAGCCCCCTCCAATCTGTTGGTGGTGGGAGAGTGTCAGGAGAACTGGAAAGCAAGCAACCCAACAAGGCACCTAGTAGTGATTTTAGGAAAAAAACTTCAGCAGGAGACAACAAGAATGCAGCATCGTCTGATAGGTCAAACTTATTTCCTAATCAATTGCTAAGTGAAAGAAGCAAGCAACCTTCTTCTGGAGAGAGAAAGTATACTACTCTGAAATCAGGTTCCCGGATCAATGACTCTGTGGTTGGGGCTTCAAAGGAAAACATCACGTCAATTAAAGAAAG GCTGAATGCTAGCAAAGACCGCAAAACAAGTCACACATTTGACTCAATAACATCCGACTCCGTCATGTCAATGAAAAATCTTATTGCTGCTGCTCAGGCGAGAAAGAAACAGACACACTTTCAAAATACCCATGGAAacccttttcttttttctattcCTGACATTGAGATGGCTGGACGGGGACCTAGTCCTGCACCTGCTGCTTTGGTGTATGAAGCAAGGAATACACTCCAACTGGATATTTTAGGAGCACATCCGATTTCTCCTTCCGCCAATCTTCATCAAGTCCAATCTAGTCATCAACATgagaatgatgagcttgaggaGAGGAGGGTAAGCTCTGGTCATCCAGGCACTGGGAGCTCTCTAAGTGGGGGTACTGAGGCAGCTGTTGCTCGTGATACCTTTGAAGGGATGATAGAGACACTATCAAGGACCAAAGAGAGTATTGCACGTGCAACTAGACTGGCAATTGATTGTGCAAAGTACGGACTCGCCAATGAG GTTGTGGAACTTCTTATACAGAAGTTAGAAAATGAACCAAGTTTACATCGCAGAGTGGATCTGTTTTTCCTTGTTGACTCAATAACCCAATGCTCTCACACCCAAAGAG GGGTCTCATATGTCTCTACTGTTCAAGCTGCGTTGCCCCGCCTCGTTGGAGCTGCTGCTCCTGCTGGTGCTGGTGCTCAGGAAAATCGTCGTCAGTGTCGGAAG GTCTTGCGTTTGTGGCTCGAGAGGAAAATCTTGCCAGAATCCATTCTTCGTCGCTACATGGATGACTTTGGAGTGGTAAATGATGATACATCAATCCCACTAAGACGCCCTTCCCGAGCTGAACGAtctattgatgatcctattagAGAAATGGAAGGCATGGTTGTTGATGAATATGGAAG CAATGCTATGTTTCAGTTACCTGGATTTCTGTCAGCAAGTGTGTtcgaagaagaggaagatgaggaTGCTTCTGATACGAGTTTACACCTGAAAGATGATGGTGCATCACCTTCCAAGGATGCACCTGCTACAGGCAGAGATCATGAGAACCATTCTGTTACTCCTAGTGATAGGCGCCATTGCATATTGGAGGAAGTTGACGGTGAGCTTGAAATGGAAGATGTTTCTGGACACCAAAAGGATGAGAGACCGACGATGACTAATGACACTATTGAGCTCGCTTCATTGGATCTCAAACCAGATAGTGGCCGTGAATCTTCTTCAAACACCTCCTCCGAGTGGCTTCCTTCTCCAGATGGGTCTCCTCCATTACCACCTGGATCTCCACCTATGACTCCACCATTGCCATCTtcaccacctccacctccacctccacctgaACTTCCATATTCTCCCCCACCTCCACCACCCACCATAGTCCAACATCCTTTCCCACAACCACCTGTTGAACCACCTCAGCCACCTGTTGGTCCTGCACCACAAGCGGGTCCAACTCCGCCTGTTGGACCTCCACTAAGACCTGCTGATCCTTCTCCTACTGGCCCTCCACTGAGACCTGCCGGTCCTTCTCCACCAGTTGGACCTCCCCCACATCTTCATCCTCCACCACCTCTTGGACCTCATCCTCCACCTTTTGGTCCTCCGCCCCTTCTGGGTCCTGTGCCACTAATTTCCCAGCAATTATTTCCATCTCAGCCTTCACTGGTTTCCCACAACAAGACTCCACTTCAATCACTGCCACTTTCTCCACGATCATCTTATCGACCTCATCCTTTACCACGTGAAGTTAGTGCCACACCCACT GGAAATCAACAGACCAATGTGGTTTCtactattcatgggtctcaTATGGATGCATCTGTTAGAGGGGAAGTACCACCACAACAATCATCTTGTTTTCCTCCTTCTGGGATCAGCAATGCACGAGAACATGTTGGCTATAATTCGTCTAGGCATGTGGAATATGGAGAGGATGATACTTATATGAATCCCCAAGATTCACAGCATAGGCAGCAGTATCTGCCTGGTAGTGTGCCTTTCGCACAAAGGCCTGTGCATCCTGAACTCCCATCTCAACGACCACCTAACCATTTCCCCTATCCAAACTCAGCTCAACAACCTCAGTACCCCTCTTATTCATTACCAAACTTTGCCGATAATCCAAGGAGATATATAGCTGATGAGCAATGGCGGAAGCAAGGAAATGACTTCATTGTGGATCATCCTCGTGGTGGGTGGATGCCAGGAGGAAGGTCATGTTCAGGTCCATCTTATTCCCAAGAAG GTTACCATGAAAGGCCTCCTTCTAGTACCATAAATTATCAGCACTCTGCCCCAAATAGTCTACCTTCGTCTGGTCAAATGCCAG ACCGAACATGTCTTCCGTCAACTGGAGGCCAGCATAGACGTATTCCGACTCAAATTTTGTG A
- the LOC121794598 gene encoding ENHANCER OF AG-4 protein 2-like isoform X1: MAPGRRRGAKGVKSKNDLGLGDLVLAKVKGFPAWPAKISRPEDWQRAPDPKKCFVQFFGTAEIAFVAPVDIQIFTNEAKNKLSARCQGKTVKYFAQAVKEICEEFEELQQKRSDVGDDNSIQTHPPEAHSVDPMVEEALDISQNNGIAPECKLETKEYDDPGSGLEHCPHKQDAVECQDVKPYLSDDVNRRLSAPVSLRKSNKISSNNNASKDSLSVSSPSHHFLKKEDPLDKRVKGRSTDGSQKKLTNGHRPKLAMGSKKKSPGAVHRSGGSAVSHDHKGDAMRRKFVSGEGMKLSSPDIRKLRLDIISQKKEKLSVKEKRQSEAVHDGQQDAKVNFESHSDAITWKKMKVQHGNEKKGSHTNEVSSPAKISKIADSSGPNVLDDKMPSKEPKRFTSVGKADVFQSIRPPIISNSESDNDLPPIKRHRQELETMCASALLSENRLETFVSDKTDKVLSSEVISPVVQLPMKRRSVRIYDDDDDELPKTPVHGGTTSKVSVPRLSDTKKKSVTHGEKFVHDLQVLRNSVEVENGLKDQVQYNGVMKKLLSPAAQQGMEKRTGDSSAHVSPSPQQMNSEKLAPMEVKPVSVSPKSPLQSVGGGRVSGELESKQPNKAPSSDFRKKTSAGDNKNAASSDRSNLFPNQLLSERSKQPSSGERKYTTLKSGSRINDSVVGASKENITSIKERLNASKDRKTSHTFDSITSDSVMSMKNLIAAAQARKKQTHFQNTHGNPFLFSIPDIEMAGRGPSPAPAALVYEARNTLQLDILGAHPISPSANLHQVQSSHQHENDELEERRVSSGHPGTGSSLSGGTEAAVARDTFEGMIETLSRTKESIARATRLAIDCAKYGLANEVVELLIQKLENEPSLHRRVDLFFLVDSITQCSHTQRGVSYVSTVQAALPRLVGAAAPAGAGAQENRRQCRKVLRLWLERKILPESILRRYMDDFGVVNDDTSIPLRRPSRAERSIDDPIREMEGMVVDEYGSNAMFQLPGFLSASVFEEEEDEDASDTSLHLKDDGASPSKDAPATGRDHENHSVTPSDRRHCILEEVDGELEMEDVSGHQKDERPTMTNDTIELASLDLKPDSGRESSSNTSSEWLPSPDGSPPLPPGSPPMTPPLPSSPPPPPPPPELPYSPPPPPPTIVQHPFPQPPVEPPQPPVGPAPQAGPTPPVGPPLRPADPSPTGPPLRPAGPSPPVGPPPHLHPPPPLGPHPPPFGPPPLLGPVPLISQQLFPSQPSLVSHNKTPLQSLPLSPRSSYRPHPLPREVSATPTGNQQTNVVSTIHGSHMDASVRGEVPPQQSSCFPPSGISNAREHVGYNSSRHVEYGEDDTYMNPQDSQHRQQYLPGSVPFAQRPVHPELPSQRPPNHFPYPNSAQQPQYPSYSLPNFADNPRRYIADEQWRKQGNDFIVDHPRGGWMPGGRSCSGPSYSQEGYHERPPSSTINYQHSAPNSLPSSGQMPDRTCLPSTGGQHRRIPTQILWLYICEEYGL; encoded by the exons ATGGCTCCGGGGCGCAGGCGCGGAGCCAAGGGGGTTAAGTCGAAGAACGACTTGGGTTTGGGCGATCTCGTCCTCGCCAAAGTTAAGGGTTTCCCCGCTTGGCCTGCCAAG ATCAGCCGACCTGAAGACTGGCAGCGTGCTCCCGATCCTAAAAAGTGCTTTGTCCAGTTCTTTGGTACAGCAGAAAT AGCTTTTGTTGCTCCTGTGGATATCCAAATATTCACCAATGAAGCGAAAAATAAATTGTCAGCTCGATGCCAGGGTAAGACTGTTAAATACTTTGCTCAAGCGGTGAAGGAAATATGTGAAGAATTTGAAGAGTTGCAGCAAAAAAGAAGTGATGTTGGAGATGATAACAGCATACAAACTCATCCACCTGAGGCACATTCTGTTGATCCAATGGTAGAAGAGGCATTGGATATTAGTCAAAACAATGGGATTGCGCCAGAATGCAAGTTGGAGACTAAAGAGTATGATGATCCGGGCTCTGGCTTAGAGCATTGTCCGCACAAGCAAGATGCGGTGGAATGTCAAGATGTAAAGCCTTATTTGTCTGACGATGTGAATCGTAGGTTGTCCGCTCCTGTATCTTTGCGGAAGAGCAATAAGATCTCTTCAAACAACAATGCTTCAAAGGATTCACTATCAGTTTCTAGCCCTTCACACCATTTTCTTAAGAAGGAAGATCCTCTTGATAAAAGAGTAAAAGGCAGATCAACTGATGGTAGCCAGAAAAAATTGACAAATGGACACAGACCAAAGCTGGCTATGGGGTCAAAGAAAAAATCTCCGGGTGCAGTACATAGAAGTGGTGGATCAGCTGTTTCTCATGATCATAAAGGAGATGCGATGAGAAGAAAATTTGTTTCAGGTGAGGGCATGAAACTTTCATCACCTGATATCCGAAAATTACGATTAGATATTATTAGTCAGAAGAAGGAAAAGCTGTCGGTGAAAGAAAAAAGGCAATCTGAGGCAGTACATGATGGTCAACAGGATGCTAAAGTAAATTTTGAGTCACATAGTGATGCTATTACCTGGAaaaagatgaaggtccagcatgGCAATGAAAAGAAAGGGTCTCATACAAATGAAGTATCATCTCCTGCCAAAATCTCAAAAATTGCTGATTCTAGTGGTCCTAATGTTCTTGATGACAAAATGCCTAGCAAAGAGCCTAAAAGGTTTACATCAGTCGGGAAGGCTGATGTCTTCCAGTCCATTAGACCTCCAATTATTAGTAACTCTGAATCTGACAATGATCTCCCCCCAATAAAGCGCCATCGCCAGGAACTGGAAACAATGTGTGCATCTGCCTTGTTATCTGAAAATAGATTGGAAACTTTTGTATCAGACAAGACTGACAAAGTACTTTCTAGCGAAGTCATATCTCCAGTTGTGCAGTTACCGATGAAGCGTAGATCTGTCCGCatatatgatgatgatgatgatgagttgCCTAAAACTCCAGTTCACGGAGGAACTACTAGTAAGGTGTCTGTACCACGCCTATCAGATACAAAAAAGAAATCTGTAACACATGGTGAGAAATTTGTCCATGATCtccaagttttaagaaattcaGTTGAAGTTGAAAATGGGTTAAAAGATCAGGTACAGTATAATGGAGTGATGAAGAAGCTGCTATCTCCAGCTGCTCAACAGGGTATGGAGAAGAGGACGGGAGATTCATCAGCACATGTATCTCCTAGTCCACAGCAGATGAACTCTGAGAAATTAGCCCCAATGGAGGTTAAACCAGTTTCAGTTTCTCCTAAAAGCCCCCTCCAATCTGTTGGTGGTGGGAGAGTGTCAGGAGAACTGGAAAGCAAGCAACCCAACAAGGCACCTAGTAGTGATTTTAGGAAAAAAACTTCAGCAGGAGACAACAAGAATGCAGCATCGTCTGATAGGTCAAACTTATTTCCTAATCAATTGCTAAGTGAAAGAAGCAAGCAACCTTCTTCTGGAGAGAGAAAGTATACTACTCTGAAATCAGGTTCCCGGATCAATGACTCTGTGGTTGGGGCTTCAAAGGAAAACATCACGTCAATTAAAGAAAG GCTGAATGCTAGCAAAGACCGCAAAACAAGTCACACATTTGACTCAATAACATCCGACTCCGTCATGTCAATGAAAAATCTTATTGCTGCTGCTCAGGCGAGAAAGAAACAGACACACTTTCAAAATACCCATGGAAacccttttcttttttctattcCTGACATTGAGATGGCTGGACGGGGACCTAGTCCTGCACCTGCTGCTTTGGTGTATGAAGCAAGGAATACACTCCAACTGGATATTTTAGGAGCACATCCGATTTCTCCTTCCGCCAATCTTCATCAAGTCCAATCTAGTCATCAACATgagaatgatgagcttgaggaGAGGAGGGTAAGCTCTGGTCATCCAGGCACTGGGAGCTCTCTAAGTGGGGGTACTGAGGCAGCTGTTGCTCGTGATACCTTTGAAGGGATGATAGAGACACTATCAAGGACCAAAGAGAGTATTGCACGTGCAACTAGACTGGCAATTGATTGTGCAAAGTACGGACTCGCCAATGAG GTTGTGGAACTTCTTATACAGAAGTTAGAAAATGAACCAAGTTTACATCGCAGAGTGGATCTGTTTTTCCTTGTTGACTCAATAACCCAATGCTCTCACACCCAAAGAG GGGTCTCATATGTCTCTACTGTTCAAGCTGCGTTGCCCCGCCTCGTTGGAGCTGCTGCTCCTGCTGGTGCTGGTGCTCAGGAAAATCGTCGTCAGTGTCGGAAG GTCTTGCGTTTGTGGCTCGAGAGGAAAATCTTGCCAGAATCCATTCTTCGTCGCTACATGGATGACTTTGGAGTGGTAAATGATGATACATCAATCCCACTAAGACGCCCTTCCCGAGCTGAACGAtctattgatgatcctattagAGAAATGGAAGGCATGGTTGTTGATGAATATGGAAG CAATGCTATGTTTCAGTTACCTGGATTTCTGTCAGCAAGTGTGTtcgaagaagaggaagatgaggaTGCTTCTGATACGAGTTTACACCTGAAAGATGATGGTGCATCACCTTCCAAGGATGCACCTGCTACAGGCAGAGATCATGAGAACCATTCTGTTACTCCTAGTGATAGGCGCCATTGCATATTGGAGGAAGTTGACGGTGAGCTTGAAATGGAAGATGTTTCTGGACACCAAAAGGATGAGAGACCGACGATGACTAATGACACTATTGAGCTCGCTTCATTGGATCTCAAACCAGATAGTGGCCGTGAATCTTCTTCAAACACCTCCTCCGAGTGGCTTCCTTCTCCAGATGGGTCTCCTCCATTACCACCTGGATCTCCACCTATGACTCCACCATTGCCATCTtcaccacctccacctccacctccacctgaACTTCCATATTCTCCCCCACCTCCACCACCCACCATAGTCCAACATCCTTTCCCACAACCACCTGTTGAACCACCTCAGCCACCTGTTGGTCCTGCACCACAAGCGGGTCCAACTCCGCCTGTTGGACCTCCACTAAGACCTGCTGATCCTTCTCCTACTGGCCCTCCACTGAGACCTGCCGGTCCTTCTCCACCAGTTGGACCTCCCCCACATCTTCATCCTCCACCACCTCTTGGACCTCATCCTCCACCTTTTGGTCCTCCGCCCCTTCTGGGTCCTGTGCCACTAATTTCCCAGCAATTATTTCCATCTCAGCCTTCACTGGTTTCCCACAACAAGACTCCACTTCAATCACTGCCACTTTCTCCACGATCATCTTATCGACCTCATCCTTTACCACGTGAAGTTAGTGCCACACCCACT GGAAATCAACAGACCAATGTGGTTTCtactattcatgggtctcaTATGGATGCATCTGTTAGAGGGGAAGTACCACCACAACAATCATCTTGTTTTCCTCCTTCTGGGATCAGCAATGCACGAGAACATGTTGGCTATAATTCGTCTAGGCATGTGGAATATGGAGAGGATGATACTTATATGAATCCCCAAGATTCACAGCATAGGCAGCAGTATCTGCCTGGTAGTGTGCCTTTCGCACAAAGGCCTGTGCATCCTGAACTCCCATCTCAACGACCACCTAACCATTTCCCCTATCCAAACTCAGCTCAACAACCTCAGTACCCCTCTTATTCATTACCAAACTTTGCCGATAATCCAAGGAGATATATAGCTGATGAGCAATGGCGGAAGCAAGGAAATGACTTCATTGTGGATCATCCTCGTGGTGGGTGGATGCCAGGAGGAAGGTCATGTTCAGGTCCATCTTATTCCCAAGAAG GTTACCATGAAAGGCCTCCTTCTAGTACCATAAATTATCAGCACTCTGCCCCAAATAGTCTACCTTCGTCTGGTCAAATGCCAG ACCGAACATGTCTTCCGTCAACTGGAGGCCAGCATAGACGTATTCCGACTCAAATTTTGTG GTTATACATTTGCGAGGAGTATGGGCTTTAA